The Macrococcoides canis genome has a window encoding:
- a CDS encoding YtpI family protein, whose amino-acid sequence MEVIFPYIISALVAVMLFSFIFTIFNIAKYFRTVKDVRRAWYRARARQCFAIFMFAFAINQMILFPKWFTFVICAILIIFAVANYQYAIKAKRHFESHFADEDAAWAELEKKQRQR is encoded by the coding sequence ATGGAAGTTATTTTCCCCTATATTATATCAGCACTCGTTGCTGTTATGTTGTTTTCATTTATATTTACTATATTTAATATCGCGAAGTATTTCAGAACTGTGAAAGACGTTCGTCGCGCCTGGTACCGTGCTCGTGCGCGTCAATGCTTTGCTATCTTCATGTTTGCCTTCGCAATAAACCAGATGATATTATTCCCTAAGTGGTTTACATTTGTCATATGTGCGATACTGATCATCTTTGCAGTAGCAAACTATCAGTATGCAATAAAAGCAAAGCGTCATTTCGAATCTCACTTTGCTGATGAAGATGCAGCGTGGGCTGAACTTGAGAAGAAACAGCGACAACGATAG
- a CDS encoding DNA polymerase III subunit alpha, whose translation MVVHLNVHSAYDLLHSTVEIDALVARVTELKEHAVALTDFNVLFGVQSFYKACIAADVKPIIGMEICVTDGLKQIRAVCLARNNTGYVNLIKLSSRIQLKDVELTPLKWLTQYQSGLIVIFKTMTESESHFTQDIDCYYVCHNSSLAAEKVYIEDVLYLESSGVQHLEVLNAIEENKKLPLEMVRIKAGTAYMKDEAQLVDLNIPQEYIDRTHEIAEQCNVDITKHHATMPKFPIEGYSSDAYLMKLLQEKKKEISHFDERYEQRLRYEYDVITKMGYADYFLIVGDLIQYAKDHHILVGPGRGSSGGSLISYVLGITEVDPIEYNLLFERFLNPERVTMPDIDIDFEDTKRDQVIQYVVDKYGKYNVSGIVTFGHLNARAVMRDTGRILQFSDVELKQVSTLIPKRVGITLDDMKTDENFVQFINENDRRKQWFDIAYALEGLPRNTSTHAAGVIIHDQLLTDYVPIIEGDGVSLTQWTMTEVESIGLLKIDFLGLRNLSIIHNVMHQVKAQFNQQLDLDALPLDDPKVYALLAQGDTTGIFQLESDGIRNVLRNLKPSHFNDIVAVLALYRPGPMEQIPVYIDRRHGTASVAYIHEDLEAILKDTFGVIIYQEQIMQIANQFAGFSYGEADILRRAMSKKDMSVLLTEKEHFIQGSVNNGYDKQTAEAIYELILKFANYGFPKAHAVAYAKIAYWMLYLKVHYPNIFYTAILSNQIGSEHKTKEIIDELKKQGIPIYAADINKAHWYYRTYKDGILNSLGIIKGLGYKSVQDIIEARKQGPFKDIYDFCARIPSRIASKPLLEALIHAGSFDSFGHTRATLLASLDMIIDVEQTGEGEESFLESLGLNKKKEYIIHEEMTDMKKAEFEKAYLGFYLTNHPVESRFKALQYLPLYKIAQRLNHHYMLIFIDEVRRIRTKKGQPMAFINGFDGTDNIDVVCFPDTYRKYETAIQSHQMVVINGKFDNNKGKENYIAETIETVESFMKRIYEEARYVYIREPLPESIILDEGEIQVIYFDRSQHVIGTMSKEKIEELVEYFNPEDIRII comes from the coding sequence ATGGTTGTTCATTTAAATGTGCATTCGGCATATGATCTTCTACATTCTACAGTTGAAATTGATGCATTAGTAGCACGCGTCACAGAATTGAAGGAACATGCAGTTGCCTTGACAGATTTTAATGTATTATTTGGTGTGCAATCATTTTATAAGGCTTGTATTGCTGCTGACGTTAAACCGATAATCGGAATGGAGATATGTGTAACAGATGGACTGAAACAAATACGTGCAGTATGTCTTGCACGCAATAATACAGGGTATGTCAACTTGATTAAACTGTCGTCCAGGATACAGCTGAAAGATGTGGAGCTCACACCTTTAAAATGGCTGACACAATATCAATCCGGACTGATCGTAATCTTTAAGACGATGACGGAGTCAGAATCACATTTTACACAAGATATCGACTGTTATTACGTTTGCCACAACAGCTCGCTTGCCGCAGAAAAGGTATATATAGAAGATGTACTTTACCTGGAATCTAGCGGGGTACAGCATCTTGAAGTATTGAATGCGATAGAAGAAAATAAGAAGCTGCCTTTAGAAATGGTAAGAATTAAAGCAGGCACAGCGTATATGAAGGATGAAGCGCAGCTAGTGGATTTAAATATCCCGCAGGAATATATCGACCGCACACACGAAATTGCGGAACAATGCAATGTAGATATTACAAAGCATCATGCAACCATGCCTAAATTTCCGATCGAAGGCTATTCGAGTGACGCATATTTAATGAAGCTGCTACAAGAAAAGAAGAAAGAAATATCACACTTTGATGAACGCTATGAGCAGCGCCTGCGATATGAATATGATGTTATCACGAAGATGGGATATGCCGATTACTTTCTGATTGTCGGTGATTTAATTCAGTACGCAAAGGATCATCACATTCTAGTTGGTCCTGGGCGTGGCTCATCTGGTGGCTCATTAATCAGCTATGTGCTTGGAATCACTGAAGTGGATCCTATTGAATACAATCTGCTCTTCGAACGATTCTTAAATCCAGAACGAGTGACGATGCCGGATATTGATATCGATTTTGAAGATACGAAGCGTGATCAGGTGATTCAGTATGTGGTCGATAAATATGGTAAATATAATGTCAGCGGTATCGTGACATTCGGACATTTAAATGCGCGTGCTGTAATGCGTGATACAGGACGTATATTACAGTTTTCAGATGTTGAATTAAAGCAGGTTAGTACGCTGATTCCGAAACGTGTCGGTATTACGCTTGATGATATGAAGACGGATGAGAATTTTGTGCAGTTCATCAATGAGAATGACCGACGAAAGCAGTGGTTTGACATTGCTTATGCCCTTGAAGGACTGCCTCGCAATACATCGACACATGCTGCTGGTGTCATTATCCATGACCAGCTTCTGACAGATTACGTGCCAATTATAGAAGGGGATGGTGTGTCACTTACACAGTGGACGATGACAGAAGTTGAATCCATCGGTTTACTGAAGATTGACTTTCTAGGTTTAAGGAATCTGTCAATCATACATAATGTGATGCATCAGGTTAAAGCACAGTTTAATCAGCAGCTCGACCTGGATGCATTGCCGCTTGATGATCCAAAAGTTTATGCATTACTGGCTCAAGGTGACACTACCGGCATATTCCAGCTTGAATCTGATGGTATCCGAAATGTGCTACGTAATCTGAAGCCTAGTCATTTCAATGATATTGTTGCTGTACTTGCACTCTATCGACCAGGTCCTATGGAACAAATTCCAGTATATATCGATAGAAGACACGGTACTGCTTCTGTTGCTTATATTCATGAAGATCTGGAAGCGATACTGAAAGATACATTTGGTGTCATCATCTATCAGGAACAGATTATGCAGATTGCAAATCAATTTGCAGGATTCAGTTACGGAGAAGCAGATATATTAAGACGTGCGATGAGCAAGAAAGATATGTCGGTGCTGCTGACAGAGAAAGAACATTTTATCCAAGGAAGCGTTAACAATGGGTATGATAAACAAACGGCAGAAGCGATATATGAATTAATACTGAAGTTTGCGAACTATGGGTTCCCGAAAGCACATGCAGTCGCATATGCCAAAATCGCTTACTGGATGCTCTACTTGAAAGTTCATTATCCGAACATCTTCTATACGGCGATACTAAGTAATCAAATCGGCAGTGAGCACAAGACGAAAGAAATAATCGATGAATTGAAGAAGCAGGGAATCCCGATATACGCTGCTGATATCAATAAAGCACACTGGTATTATCGTACATATAAGGACGGTATATTAAATTCTCTCGGCATCATTAAAGGACTTGGATATAAAAGTGTGCAGGACATTATTGAAGCAAGAAAACAAGGACCTTTTAAAGATATATATGATTTCTGTGCGCGTATCCCATCCCGAATTGCCAGCAAACCTTTATTAGAGGCACTGATCCATGCAGGCAGCTTTGATTCATTTGGACACACGCGCGCAACATTACTTGCATCTCTGGATATGATCATCGATGTTGAACAGACAGGTGAAGGAGAAGAAAGTTTTCTCGAATCGCTTGGTTTAAATAAGAAGAAAGAATATATCATACACGAAGAAATGACAGATATGAAAAAGGCAGAATTTGAGAAAGCGTATCTCGGCTTTTATTTAACGAATCATCCTGTCGAATCGCGTTTTAAAGCGCTTCAATATTTACCTTTGTATAAAATTGCGCAGCGACTGAATCATCATTACATGCTCATATTCATCGATGAAGTGAGAAGAATCAGAACGAAGAAAGGTCAACCGATGGCTTTTATCAATGGCTTTGATGGTACGGATAATATTGATGTCGTATGTTTTCCAGATACTTATCGTAAGTATGAGACAGCGATTCAATCTCATCAGATGGTTGTGATCAATGGGAAATTCGATAATAACAAAGGGAAAGAGAACTATATCGCTGAAACGATTGAAACTGTTGAATCATTTATGAAAAGAATATACGAGGAAGCTCGGTACGTCTATATACGTGAACCGTTACCAGAGTCCATCATTTTAGATGAAGGGGAGATACAGGTCATCTATTTTGATCGTTCACAACATGTAATCGGCACAATGTCCAAAGAAAAAATTGAAGAACTGGTTGAATATTTCAATCCGGAAGATATTCGTATAATATAA
- a CDS encoding metal-dependent hydrolase: protein MEIFFHGQSCITFEHNGKKVIVDPFINGNKLSDLDSETVEADYIVLTHGHGDHLGDTEAIAKRTGAKVIGTPELCDYLAGKGIDNTHPMNIGGNVEFDFGKVKYVQAFHSNSITEAGEIIYLGMPCGLIFTLGEKVIYHCGDTGLFSDMKLIADRHPADVCFVPIGDNFTMGIEDAAYAINELIKPKIAVPVHYNTFPYIEVDVNAFADKVDTKVEILQSGQSVSI, encoded by the coding sequence ATGGAAATCTTTTTTCACGGTCAATCTTGTATTACATTCGAACATAATGGAAAGAAAGTCATTGTAGATCCTTTTATTAATGGAAATAAACTATCGGATTTAGATAGTGAGACAGTTGAAGCCGATTATATTGTCCTGACACATGGGCATGGGGACCATCTCGGAGATACTGAGGCGATTGCAAAGCGTACAGGAGCAAAGGTTATCGGTACACCGGAACTTTGCGATTATTTAGCAGGTAAAGGTATTGACAATACGCATCCGATGAATATCGGCGGGAATGTTGAATTTGATTTTGGGAAAGTGAAATATGTACAGGCATTCCATAGTAATTCTATTACTGAAGCGGGTGAAATTATTTATTTAGGTATGCCATGTGGCCTTATCTTCACATTAGGAGAAAAAGTCATCTATCATTGTGGTGACACTGGATTATTCTCTGATATGAAATTAATCGCAGATCGTCATCCTGCAGATGTCTGCTTTGTTCCGATCGGTGACAATTTTACGATGGGAATTGAAGATGCAGCATATGCTATTAATGAATTGATTAAACCGAAGATTGCCGTGCCAGTTCACTACAATACATTCCCATACATTGAAGTTGATGTGAATGCATTTGCTGATAAGGTAGATACGAAGGTTGAAATATTGCAGAGCGGTCAATCTGTTTCAATTTAA
- a CDS encoding DHH family phosphoesterase, whose product MNKQDVNALINEINAYDTIIIFRHVRPDPDALGSQIGLKHAIKRLYPNKRIFAVGSEVENLKFIGNMDTLIDKQFDGALAIVLDTANAPRIDDNRYTLCDKVIKVDHHPPEDQYGELNIVDTTASSTSEIIFEILTSLGYGSDYIDTAVAKCLYIGIVGDTGRFLFNNTTSRTMEIAAELLKFNIEHTKMINQMQERDASSMKFQGFVLQNFNLDAGVGSIFITKEILDTFNITASDASLFVNAFSEAKGIKAWAYAVDEGDEIRVRLRSKAVVINTLAAKYNGGGHPLASGASVYSVTEYEQLLTELKNLVNG is encoded by the coding sequence ATGAATAAACAAGATGTAAATGCACTGATAAATGAGATCAATGCATATGATACAATTATTATCTTTAGACATGTACGACCAGATCCAGATGCATTAGGGTCACAAATCGGGTTAAAACACGCAATTAAGCGATTATATCCGAATAAACGTATATTTGCAGTCGGTAGTGAAGTTGAAAATTTAAAGTTTATCGGTAATATGGACACTTTAATTGATAAACAGTTTGATGGGGCGCTGGCAATTGTTCTGGATACAGCAAATGCGCCGCGAATAGATGATAACAGATACACGCTTTGTGATAAGGTGATAAAAGTCGATCATCATCCACCTGAAGATCAGTATGGAGAACTTAATATTGTTGATACGACTGCATCGTCAACAAGTGAAATCATCTTTGAAATTTTAACTTCGCTTGGATATGGAAGCGATTATATCGATACAGCAGTAGCAAAGTGTCTTTATATCGGAATTGTTGGAGATACTGGAAGATTTCTCTTTAATAATACGACTTCACGAACGATGGAAATTGCTGCAGAATTGCTTAAGTTTAATATAGAACATACGAAGATGATTAATCAAATGCAGGAACGAGACGCTTCAAGCATGAAGTTTCAAGGCTTTGTACTGCAAAACTTTAACTTAGATGCGGGTGTCGGCAGCATATTTATTACAAAGGAAATACTCGATACATTTAATATTACTGCATCAGATGCTTCATTATTTGTTAATGCCTTTTCCGAAGCTAAGGGGATTAAAGCCTGGGCATATGCAGTAGATGAAGGTGATGAAATTCGTGTGAGGCTCAGAAGTAAAGCAGTCGTAATTAATACGCTCGCTGCTAAATATAATGGCGGAGGTCATCCGCTGGCAAGTGGTGCATCTGTATATAGTGTAACAGAATATGAGCAGCTGTTAACAGAACTAAAGAATCTTGTAAATGGGTAG
- a CDS encoding DRTGG domain-containing protein, with the protein MTKHEQIIEHISNLPVGSKISVRQIAKVLRVSEGTAYRAIKEAENNGIVSTIERVGTIRIEKKKRNAIDNLTFAEIVNIIDGHVIGGREGLHKSLTKFAIGAMELNEVEKYIGENTLLIVGNRTEVQKLALSKGSAVLVTGGFDATEEVKQMADYLELPIISSNFDTFAVANMINRAIYDQLIKKEVLTAQDILIKTDDTIYLRENDTVSEWKHLSESSKHTRFPVLDDNNKLSGIVTSKDVLGQSLNEKIKKVMTKNPVSVNLNSTVASCAHIMIWESIELLPVVSRYNNLLGIVSREDVLKAMQIVDRQPHIGDTINDQVLKKMTFKEDEILVKISPQMSNQFGMLSKSVYLAIIEETINHEMKKHIKGDILIDNIDIFFVKTVQMDSEVKVTFNLLDLGRKAAKVEVTLTVRNQTVAKSLCAIQVIEHFY; encoded by the coding sequence TTGACAAAACATGAACAAATCATAGAACACATCAGCAATTTACCAGTCGGGTCAAAGATATCTGTCAGACAAATCGCGAAAGTACTCCGTGTATCTGAAGGTACTGCATATCGCGCAATTAAAGAGGCTGAGAATAATGGTATCGTATCAACGATTGAACGCGTAGGAACGATTCGTATCGAGAAGAAGAAACGCAATGCGATAGATAATCTGACGTTTGCAGAAATCGTTAATATTATTGATGGTCACGTTATCGGCGGACGTGAAGGTCTGCATAAATCATTGACCAAATTTGCAATTGGAGCGATGGAACTCAATGAGGTGGAGAAGTATATCGGTGAGAATACTTTGCTTATTGTCGGTAACCGAACAGAAGTACAGAAGCTTGCCTTGTCAAAAGGTTCAGCCGTATTAGTTACTGGTGGTTTTGATGCGACCGAGGAAGTTAAGCAGATGGCAGATTACTTAGAATTGCCGATTATCTCATCTAATTTTGATACGTTTGCTGTCGCAAATATGATCAATCGTGCAATCTATGATCAGCTGATCAAGAAAGAAGTGCTCACAGCACAAGATATATTGATAAAGACAGATGACACGATCTATTTAAGAGAAAACGATACTGTGAGTGAATGGAAACATCTTTCTGAGTCATCGAAACATACGAGATTTCCTGTACTGGATGATAATAACAAGCTGAGCGGAATCGTTACAAGTAAAGATGTGTTAGGCCAGAGCCTGAACGAGAAAATCAAGAAGGTGATGACGAAAAACCCGGTGTCAGTGAATTTAAATTCTACTGTCGCAAGCTGCGCACATATTATGATATGGGAAAGTATCGAATTGCTGCCAGTTGTTTCAAGGTATAATAACCTGCTTGGTATCGTATCGCGTGAAGATGTGCTTAAAGCGATGCAGATTGTCGATCGCCAGCCTCATATTGGAGATACGATCAATGACCAGGTTCTCAAGAAGATGACGTTTAAAGAAGATGAAATTTTGGTGAAAATCTCACCTCAAATGTCCAATCAGTTTGGCATGCTGAGTAAATCAGTGTATTTAGCAATTATAGAGGAAACGATTAACCATGAAATGAAGAAGCATATTAAAGGCGATATATTGATTGATAATATTGATATTTTCTTTGTCAAGACAGTACAAATGGACAGTGAAGTTAAAGTGACATTTAATCTGCTCGATCTTGGAAGAAAAGCAGCGAAGGTTGAAGTGACATTAACAGTGCGCAATCAAACCGTTGCAAAGTCCCTTTGTGCGATACAAGTCATCGAACATTTCTATTAA
- a CDS encoding copper homeostasis protein CutC has product MIKYNIVETFHDLYEAVNHGTTHIVINQAGMTASYGFAKIAVEYCHPLNVEVYAIVNPSFQNYRYTLFEVEMMREDIKQFKQLKIDGLIFGALNRDDHLDIQTMKTLIQTAELTPVIMHSQFDKIPLRAQLKAMDALIDMNVSAIITHGDASYLKAVVNNTHQLGRLLRHSKGKIEIIPEVANSDELKELIEWIPFQYAYGREIYH; this is encoded by the coding sequence ATGATCAAGTATAATATCGTAGAAACCTTCCACGATCTGTATGAAGCGGTCAATCACGGTACAACGCATATCGTGATCAACCAGGCCGGTATGACCGCAAGCTATGGATTCGCAAAAATAGCTGTAGAATACTGCCATCCGTTAAATGTCGAAGTATACGCTATCGTCAATCCATCCTTTCAAAACTATCGATATACTTTATTTGAAGTTGAAATGATGCGTGAAGATATTAAACAGTTTAAACAGCTCAAGATAGACGGTCTGATCTTTGGTGCACTGAATCGTGATGATCATCTGGATATTCAGACGATGAAGACTTTAATCCAGACTGCGGAACTGACACCTGTAATCATGCATTCACAGTTTGATAAAATCCCGCTCCGTGCACAGCTAAAAGCGATGGATGCATTAATTGATATGAATGTATCAGCAATCATCACTCATGGAGATGCTTCTTATTTGAAAGCTGTCGTCAATAATACGCATCAACTTGGTCGACTGCTTCGTCATTCAAAAGGTAAGATTGAAATTATTCCCGAAGTAGCAAACAGCGATGAACTGAAAGAACTTATAGAATGGATTCCGTTCCAGTATGCATACGGCAGAGAAATTTATCATTAA
- the ald gene encoding alanine dehydrogenase — MLIGIPKEIKNNENRIALTPGGVHALVDNGHEVIVEKGAGLGSYFTDDDYIEVGARIGSVEEAWNVDMVMKVKEPLEPEFKYFKEGLILFTYLHLAPEPALTKALLDNKVVGIAYETVQLPTGGLPLLSPMSEVAGRMATQIGAQFLQKIHGGKGILLAGVPGVQKGRVTIIGGGQAGTNAAKMAVGLGAEVTILDLSPVRLQQLDDLFGNQVQTLMSTPLNIADSVRESDLVIGAVLIPGAKAPKLVTEEMIKSMSPGSVVIDIAIDQGGIFETSDRITTHDDPTFVKHDVVHYSVANMPGAVPRTSTMALSNATIPYAIQIANKGYKQAALDNEAILKGFNTLDGHVTFEAVAQDQGLEYFDAKSLLNK, encoded by the coding sequence ATGTTAATAGGTATTCCAAAAGAAATTAAAAACAACGAGAACCGTATTGCTTTAACGCCAGGTGGGGTTCATGCATTAGTTGATAACGGACATGAGGTTATCGTCGAAAAAGGTGCAGGGCTTGGTTCTTACTTCACAGATGATGATTATATTGAAGTAGGTGCACGCATTGGTTCAGTTGAAGAAGCATGGAATGTAGATATGGTAATGAAGGTTAAAGAACCTTTGGAGCCTGAATTTAAATATTTCAAAGAAGGTCTGATCTTATTCACATATTTACATTTAGCTCCAGAACCAGCATTAACGAAAGCTTTATTAGATAATAAAGTGGTAGGGATTGCATATGAGACAGTTCAGTTACCAACAGGTGGACTGCCATTATTATCTCCGATGAGTGAAGTTGCAGGTCGTATGGCAACACAGATTGGTGCGCAGTTCTTACAGAAGATTCACGGTGGTAAAGGAATTTTATTAGCGGGTGTCCCAGGTGTTCAAAAAGGTCGTGTAACAATTATCGGTGGAGGACAAGCTGGAACAAACGCTGCAAAAATGGCAGTGGGTCTGGGTGCTGAAGTAACAATCTTAGATTTAAGCCCAGTACGTTTACAGCAGTTAGATGATTTATTCGGAAATCAAGTTCAGACTTTAATGTCTACACCATTAAACATTGCTGACAGTGTTCGTGAAAGTGATCTTGTCATCGGTGCAGTATTAATTCCAGGTGCGAAAGCTCCCAAACTTGTTACTGAAGAAATGATCAAATCAATGAGCCCAGGTTCAGTAGTCATTGATATTGCGATTGACCAAGGTGGTATTTTCGAAACTTCAGACCGTATTACAACGCATGATGACCCAACATTCGTGAAACATGACGTTGTTCATTATTCAGTTGCGAATATGCCGGGTGCTGTACCACGTACATCAACAATGGCATTATCGAATGCAACAATTCCTTATGCAATCCAGATTGCAAATAAAGGGTATAAGCAGGCAGCTTTAGATAACGAAGCAATCCTAAAAGGTTTCAATACACTTGATGGACATGTTACTTTTGAAGCTGTAGCACAGGATCAAGGTTTAGAATACTTTGATGCTAAATCATTACTGAATAAATAA
- a CDS encoding FadR/GntR family transcriptional regulator, protein MNTPHKGFNHVLDEIDRMIKNDGLKSGDKLPSERHLSELLNISRSSIREALRALEILGVIETRRGEGTYLSDMDNNQFFELIGGYLITSRAQTGEIKDFIHMIESSVTIEAHKTIEECINAQNTIMFRVWKLLKRYEATYNEKA, encoded by the coding sequence GTGAATACCCCTCATAAAGGTTTTAATCATGTTTTAGATGAAATCGACCGCATGATAAAGAATGATGGATTGAAGTCGGGTGATAAACTTCCATCTGAAAGACATTTGAGCGAACTCCTGAATATCAGTCGTTCAAGTATAAGAGAAGCATTACGCGCGCTTGAAATTCTTGGCGTTATCGAGACAAGACGAGGAGAAGGCACTTATTTATCAGATATGGATAATAACCAGTTCTTCGAGCTGATAGGTGGATATTTGATCACATCGAGAGCACAAACAGGTGAAATAAAGGATTTTATACATATGATTGAAAGCAGCGTTACAATTGAAGCGCATAAGACGATTGAAGAATGTATCAATGCACAGAATACAATCATGTTTAGAGTTTGGAAATTATTAAAGCGCTATGAAGCGACTTATAATGAAAAGGCGTGA
- a CDS encoding M24 family metallopeptidase — MKNLEKLTAYMNAHDIAHVFITTPENINYFSGFLSDPHERLTALYVTKHKASLIVPGMEVNDAINASNLNTIGYSDTEDAFLVAKRLLEIPEGADIFIEEEHVTVKREKAIKQHFKPNALLAVDQIIKDMRNIKSDEEVSLLKQAARYADQAVEIGVAALKAGITEAEVVQIIETEMKRIDGISGMSFSTMVLFGDHAASPHGTPGNRALEDNEYVLFDLGVIYKDYCSDITRTVAFGTPPQLHQEIHRIVTEANERAIALVKPGILIKDIDKAARDYIASKGYGDYFPHRLGHGLGISVHEFPDISSSNENRLQSGMVFTIEPGIYYPDEVGVRVEDDILVTEDGYEILTGYKK; from the coding sequence ATGAAAAACTTAGAAAAATTGACAGCATACATGAATGCACATGACATTGCACATGTCTTTATTACAACACCTGAAAATATAAATTACTTCAGCGGCTTCCTTTCAGATCCTCATGAACGACTCACTGCACTTTATGTAACGAAACATAAAGCATCATTAATCGTGCCTGGTATGGAAGTTAATGATGCGATAAACGCATCAAATCTTAATACAATCGGCTATTCCGATACAGAAGATGCATTTCTAGTCGCGAAGCGCTTACTCGAAATCCCTGAAGGAGCAGACATATTCATCGAAGAGGAACATGTGACAGTTAAGCGCGAGAAAGCAATCAAGCAGCACTTTAAACCAAATGCATTACTTGCAGTTGACCAAATTATTAAGGATATGCGAAATATTAAATCAGACGAAGAAGTGTCACTATTAAAACAAGCTGCACGCTATGCAGATCAAGCGGTAGAAATCGGAGTCGCAGCATTAAAAGCTGGAATCACTGAAGCAGAAGTTGTACAGATTATCGAAACTGAAATGAAGCGTATCGATGGAATTTCAGGAATGAGCTTCAGTACGATGGTACTATTCGGTGATCATGCGGCAAGTCCACATGGAACGCCTGGTAACCGAGCATTAGAAGATAATGAATACGTTCTTTTCGACCTTGGTGTTATCTATAAAGATTATTGTTCTGACATTACGCGTACGGTTGCGTTCGGTACGCCTCCACAATTGCATCAGGAAATTCATCGCATCGTCACAGAGGCAAATGAACGTGCAATAGCACTTGTAAAGCCTGGAATACTTATTAAGGATATCGATAAAGCTGCACGTGATTACATTGCATCTAAAGGTTATGGCGATTATTTCCCGCATCGTCTAGGACATGGACTCGGTATAAGTGTACATGAATTTCCGGATATCTCCTCATCCAATGAAAATAGATTACAATCTGGTATGGTATTTACAATTGAACCGGGCATCTATTATCCAGATGAAGTTGGTGTACGCGTAGAAGATGATATTCTCGTTACAGAAGATGGATATGAAATATTAACAGGTTATAAGAAATGA
- the accD gene encoding acetyl-CoA carboxylase, carboxyltransferase subunit beta: MFKDIFKKNKKKKYVTVKNMTDTDVPEGIMAKCPKCQKIMYTKELQENLNVCFNCDHHMAMNAYDRIDALLDKDTFEELDKHVAPVNPLNFPNYEEKIEKDRAKTEIDEAVVTGWGTINGFKTGIAVMDSRFRMGSMGTVVGEKITRAIEYATEQKMPFIIFTASGGARMQEGILSLMQMAKVSVALNRHREAGLLYIAFMTHPTTGGVSASFASVGDINLAEPESLIGFAGRRIIEQTINEKLPDDFQTAEFLLDHGQLDKVVHRKEMKAVLTTILKLHQRGED, from the coding sequence ATGTTTAAGGATATTTTTAAGAAGAATAAGAAGAAAAAATATGTAACCGTTAAAAATATGACAGATACAGATGTACCTGAAGGAATCATGGCGAAATGTCCAAAATGTCAAAAGATCATGTATACAAAAGAATTGCAGGAAAACCTGAATGTTTGTTTTAACTGCGATCATCACATGGCAATGAATGCTTATGACCGCATTGATGCCCTGCTGGATAAAGATACATTTGAGGAACTGGATAAACATGTTGCACCGGTCAATCCGCTTAACTTTCCAAATTATGAAGAGAAAATAGAGAAAGATAGAGCGAAGACAGAGATTGATGAAGCGGTCGTAACCGGGTGGGGTACTATCAATGGTTTTAAAACTGGTATCGCTGTAATGGATTCGAGATTTCGTATGGGTTCTATGGGAACAGTTGTTGGAGAGAAGATTACACGCGCAATTGAATATGCGACGGAACAGAAGATGCCATTTATCATCTTTACGGCAAGTGGTGGTGCAAGAATGCAGGAAGGCATTCTATCGCTGATGCAGATGGCTAAGGTCAGTGTCGCTTTGAACCGACATCGTGAAGCAGGATTATTATACATTGCATTTATGACGCATCCTACAACAGGTGGTGTATCTGCAAGTTTTGCATCCGTTGGAGATATTAATCTTGCAGAACCAGAAAGTTTGATTGGATTTGCTGGACGACGCATCATAGAGCAGACGATTAACGAGAAACTTCCTGATGATTTCCAGACCGCAGAATTTCTGCTGGACCATGGACAGCTTGATAAAGTGGTTCATCGTAAAGAGATGAAAGCGGTCCTGACTACAATCTTGAAATTACATCAAAGAGGTGAAGATTAA